CGCGTCGGGGTCGGTGAGGTCGGCGTTGGTATCGGGGCGGGCGTCTTCGGCCTTCATGTTGTAATCGATGGCCGCGCCGCGGCGGGCGTTGTTGCCCGAGGCATCGTTGTCGGAGCCGGATTCGTCTTCGCCGGCATCGTTGCGGCGGTCTACGCTGTCAAAATCGTCTTCGTCGGTCAGGTCTTCGTCGGCGTTGCGGGCCCGCAGGGTGTCGCCTTCGGTTTCGCTGAGCGGGTCGGGCAGGCGGCGCGGGTCGAGCATGTCGGGCGTGGGCATGTCCTCGTTGGGGATAACGGGGCGGCCTTCGTCGTCGGAGCGCATGTTGTCGGCGGGGTGGCCGGGCTTGTCGGCGTCTTCGTTGACGGAAACCGAGGTCATGCCATCCGACGAATCAGTGCCGAAGCCCTGCTTGCCGTCGCGGTTGCCGAAGCCGCCGCGGGCGTTTTCGTTTTTGGGCGGATCGGCACCCGGAATGATGTGTCCCGCGTTCAGTTCTTCTTCGGTCGTATCGTTCGGTATTTCCCGGATCGGCCGGTTTTTCGGATCTATAGCCATGGGAGTAGGTGCGGTGTTTTGGAAGAGAAGGTTCTTGCGGAGGTTTACTGCGGCGGGCCGGTTTGGGTTGCCGTTCGGCCGAAGCTGTGTATGTTGGCAAGGCCCACGGGCTTGCACACCCTTTTACCGACCGCCTCAACCGTTATGTGGACCGAAGTAGACAACTCGCTGCGCTGCACCTTCCGCTTCAAAGATTTTCAAACGGCGTTTAGCTTCATGACCGACGTGGCCGAAGAAGCCGAACACCAGGACCACCACCCGTGGTGGGCCAACGAGTGGAATACCGTGGAGTTTCGGCTGCGCACCCACGACGCGGGCAACACCGTATCGAAGCGCGACCACCGTTTGGCCGAGGCCATCGACAAGATTGCGGCCGAGTACGGCGGCGAGGTAGTTGGCAGCTGATTTCGGGCAGGCGAAGGTTCCTGCAGAGGTCCGCAGAAGAAACGCTGAGGTTCGCGGAGGCCGTGCCGACGCTCCGTACCGGGCCGCTAGCCGGCAAATCGGCGCAAAATCCGCGCAATCCGAAAAATCCGTTTAATCCGTGGTTTAGCTTTGCCGGCCCATGCAAGACAACACGCCCGAACCCGCCGCGCTTACCATCGTGCCCACGCCCATTGGCAACCTCGAGGATATCACCCTCCGGGCCATTCGGGTGCTGGGCGAGGTGGACGTGGTGCTGGCCGAAGACACCCGCACCAGCGGCCGCCTGCTGCAGCACCTAGGGCTGAAAAAGCCCATGCAGAGCTACCACCTGCACAACGAGCACAAAGTAGTAGCGGGCCTGCTCGAGCGCCTCGAAAAAGGCGAGCGAATGGCCTTGGTATCGGATGCCGGCACGCCGGGCATCTCCGACCCTGGCTTTTTGCTGGTGCGCGAGTGCCTGGCCAAGGGCCTGAAAGTGGAGTGCTTGCCCGGGGCCACGGCGTTTGTGCCCGCGCTGCTGAAATCGGGTTTCGGGGCCGAGCGGTTTACGTTCGAAGGATTTTTGCCCGTAAAAAAAGGGCGCCAAACCCGCTTGCGCGAACTTGCCGAGGAGCGTCGAACGTTGATCTTCTACGAGTCGCCGCACCGCGTGGTGAAAACGCTCGAGCAGCTGGCCGAGGTATTCGGCCCCGAGCGGCCCGCCTCGGTAAGCCGCGAACTAACCAAGTTGTACGAAGAGACCGTGACCGACACGCTGGCCAACCTGGCCCGGGTGTTTGGCGCGCGTCCGGCTATTAAAGGAGAAATTGTCATTGTCGTTCAAGGACTTCGCGAATAAACCCTGGCTGCTGGT
The sequence above is drawn from the Hymenobacter sp. YIM 151858-1 genome and encodes:
- the rsmI gene encoding 16S rRNA (cytidine(1402)-2'-O)-methyltransferase, coding for MQDNTPEPAALTIVPTPIGNLEDITLRAIRVLGEVDVVLAEDTRTSGRLLQHLGLKKPMQSYHLHNEHKVVAGLLERLEKGERMALVSDAGTPGISDPGFLLVRECLAKGLKVECLPGATAFVPALLKSGFGAERFTFEGFLPVKKGRQTRLRELAEERRTLIFYESPHRVVKTLEQLAEVFGPERPASVSRELTKLYEETVTDTLANLARVFGARPAIKGEIVIVVQGLRE
- a CDS encoding 4a-hydroxytetrahydrobiopterin dehydratase, whose amino-acid sequence is MWTEVDNSLRCTFRFKDFQTAFSFMTDVAEEAEHQDHHPWWANEWNTVEFRLRTHDAGNTVSKRDHRLAEAIDKIAAEYGGEVVGS